From the Gossypium hirsutum isolate 1008001.06 chromosome A02, Gossypium_hirsutum_v2.1, whole genome shotgun sequence genome, the window GGAGGGGTTTGTTTATTCCTGCTCTCTTTGCAACTTTGATCTTTCACTTGATGATTTTTTTTCACCACCAACAATCACCGATGCAAGTCATGAACACCCGTGGATGCTTATATCTAGAAAAATGTGGTTTGTTTGTGATTTTTGTGGCACTGACGGAAATCACTCCCCCTATTACTGTGCTACATGTCACCTCTTTGTCCACAAGAATTGCATTTCATTGCCACGCCACATCATGATAACACGACATCGTCACACGATTTCTCTTTCCTATTCTCTTCGACAAAATCAAGTTGAGGATTGGATGTGCAAAATTTGTTACGAGGAAGTTGATATAAGTTATGGCAATTACCGTTGTCCTGCTTCTTGTTGCCGTTATATTGCTCATGTATGTTGTGCAACTGATAAAGCAATTTGGGATGGAACAATTATGCTGGAAGGCTATGATGAGAGGTCCGACGAAGTGGTGCATGAACCTTCGAATTTGATTACTGATGTTGTTGAACAAATTAGTATTGGAGAGCTAATGGTAGCAAGTGAGATCAAACATTCATATCATGATCATAATTTAAGACTTACTTTTAGTGGGAAGACCAAAGATGATGACAGTCAGTGTGATGGGTGCACGAGACTTGTATCAACTCCTTTTTATAGTTGTGAGCAATGCAAGTTCTTTCTCCACAAATATTGCGCTGAATTGCCTAAACAAATGCCACACCCATTTCACAAGCATTTGCTTACTCTCTCAAACACACACGATAAGAATGGTTATTCATGGTGCAGTGCTTGTGGTCGTTGGTATCATGGATTTCAATACCAATGCTACGAAGGAGAGTGCAGCTTCAAAATTGACATTCAATGTATGTTATTGTCGGAAACCTTGAAGCATCCAAGTCATCATGAGCATTCACTCTTTCTTGTCCACAACAACCAGGAAACGAGTTGCAGTGCTTGTTTCGTAAAACTAGAGTCAGAGGATGTTGCATATAGATGCATGAAGCGCTGTGATTTCAGTTTAGATGTACGTTGTGCAACACTACCACTCACTGCTTGGTACAAGTATGACAGGCATCCTCTTTCTTTGACTTATTCTGATGATTCTGAGCCTTCTCAACATTACTGCGACCTCTGTGAGAAAGAAAGAGAGCCAAATCGTTGGTTTTACTACTGTGCTGATTGTGATAACTCTCTTCATCTCAGTTGTGCTATTGGGGAGATCCCAtatatgaagcttgggaacaaagttaaattttatgtTCATAAACATCCATTTACTATTGTGAAAAACATTTGGAATTGCCCTCCATGTAAAGTATGTCGTGAGGTTTGCAATGGGGAGGCGCTAGAATGTAAAGAATCAGAATGTAACTTTACCATCCACTGGGGTTGCAAGTGGAGCCTCATGTGAAGCATTTGAATGATATTCCACTTAAGTTTAAGAAACAGAGAAAGCACAAGAGGAGAGGTGTGTTGTGTTCTGTGGAAGGGTGTAGCAGATTTGGTAAAAATGGGTGATGGCCTTAGTTGTTGTAATATGCATTATGTTAGGTTTATGATAGTATTTTGAGCAGTAGAAGGTTGTGTTAGATGAAACATGATTTGTAACTACACATTTTTATCTCActtttctatttgattattatcCTTTCAACTTTTATCTAAAATTACTGATGAGTTTGAAAAATTGGTTTctagtttgtcataagaaaatatCTTTATTATCAGAACcatgaaaatactaaaataatgaACATAATATTGAATTTcgaaatttaaatacaaaatcatTCCTCCATTCATAAATTGTGAGTGCATTGTTAAGACCATGAAATGTATAAATggtttctcattttttttttctaaaaatcataaatttagcaTTTGAAGATAAAAACATAATCGAATTTGGTATATCTATAaatgtttatttacttatttgttATTTTTGCAAAGTGGAAATGTATGGGGTTTGTGACATAAATCAATCAAGATTTTGTGACCTTAAATCAACCGGccataaaaaaaaatgtaaatatgttttAGCTTTACAAGTTAGGttaattttatttcacttaattaGTAATTATTTGTACtccatatttaaaataatattattatgcctaaattctagaaaagaattttttctttatttgaggtctttttctaatttttttgaattttccgtCAGAGTTTTTTGTAATTTCATTTTAAAGATAAATCAACACTTTTTACAACTTAGAAAAGAATAAAATCAATTTAGGAAAaaagtccttttttttttctttgccctcaaaatattaagaaaaaaaacccttttcttttatttcgctttttaatttttatttttattaaattatccaGAACTAGATGAAAAAGTTAACGAGCTGTTAATTTTGATGATGTGAATGATTAATGTTTATGTAACATCCATGACAATTCACGTGTGCCAcgtcaataaaaattaattatgtttataaaatttaaaaatatattaaatattaaaacctaACATctgacttttttttaattattatttttaaaatttcaaattcttaaataatttaatattaagctgccaaatttaaaatattaataaattaaactaaacgCTTTTTCCATTAATAAAAAACATTTTCTTccttattcttttttaaaaaaaccaaaatgaacTCTAAAAGATACTTCGATCTCTCGAACCCACATTCGaatcattttaaaattctaaacatAGCTTGTTGCACTTACAagtagaaaaacaaaagaaaaacgaGCTTTTAACTCAAATGAgagaatattatttttattgaattgatgaataaatCCATATAGTTCTCGCCTTTTATAGGTCTTGTAATAGCTCAaagctaaaaataacaaaactaaatatgagaaaatttgaaaattttatttaagttctctcaaactttttaaaaattctcattaattttttcaaaatttttaaaaaattgtaataaaaatttttaaaagttttaaaaattcttattaagccccaaaaatattttaaaccttGATTAATCCCTCTCAAAATTTAATGCCAAAATCCACCGTTgattttatataacaaaaatactATTATGCAAAAATTCTAAATTGAATTCGGgggaaattatttaaaattaattagataaccttttgcataatttttatttttgaattaactattccaaaattATTCCTctctattatatttttattatcagtTGAAGTCAAACATAATACCAGTTGAAGCGGACATAACTACAATGAAAGTGACCAAATTCCAAATTATTGTATTTTGATACCAAAATTCAAGTATTGTGTAATTTATCTCCTCCAAAattgtaatgataaaaaaaatgataatggcATATTCAACCCCTATACTTTATCAAAATATCTAATATGGTATCTTCacttttaaatatcaactttgatacctaaattttagaaattttttaggacttaaataatataatttttgttataattttataagatacacatattatttttataatacatttttttttagaatttataattataattttttttgctacaacgatctcaaataCTCATTTGTGTTTATGCTTATGATgtaatttttataacttgtaaagtataattttttaaaggtaGATTTTGGTGTAATTATATGCGTAATTATTCTAATTCTCATCTTCCCCTAGAAATTGAAAAGTATAAGCGGGGTGCTCCAATTACAATTAATTTAGTGGGTCCTACAAATTATA encodes:
- the LOC107957068 gene encoding uncharacterized protein is translated as MDVSECESRTVRETMELQHFSHPHPLVFFKYQTVASEEVDPEAALCLGCEKPVEGWSYGCNQCEFYLHKGCAELELAPQIQHPFHPKHPLTLLPAPYFGECDLCGKELRGFVYNCNDCMFDLHINCALLQSSIAANFPNSLHPHPLFFIQNHNNEVKPDCPVCQKPISGPFYHCLDCRYPRVYNLHKECAELPLEINHPYDRKHPLALLTQSPPHPQKCSCYLCRIQWEGFVYSCSLCNFDLSLDDFFSPPTITDASHEHPWMLISRKMWFVCDFCGTDGNHSPYYCATCHLFVHKNCISLPRHIMITRHRHTISLSYSLRQNQVEDWMCKICYEEVDISYGNYRCPASCCRYIAHVCCATDKAIWDGTIMLEGYDERSDEVVHEPSNLITDVVEQISIGELMVASEIKHSYHDHNLRLTFSGKTKDDDSQCDGCTRLVSTPFYSCEQCKFFLHKYCAELPKQMPHPFHKHLLTLSNTHDKNGYSWCSACGRWYHGFQYQCYEGECSFKIDIQCMLLSETLKHPSHHEHSLFLVHNNQETSCSACFVKLESEDVAYRCMKRCDFSLDVRCATLPLTAWYKYDRHPLSLTYSDDSEPSQHYCDLCEKEREPNRWFYYCADCDNSLHLSCAIGEIPYMKLGNKVKFYVHKHPFTIVKNIWNCPPCKVCREVCNGEALECKESECNFTIHWGCKWSLM